In Streptomyces liangshanensis, the DNA window GCCCCTTCGACCGGCTGATGTTCACCGGCGGTCACTTCTACCTGTACGCCCCCGGCGTCGCGACCTCCGTCGCCCGCCGGCTTCTCACGGACACCGGCGGCGTCCGCACCGGAGACAACAGCCGCCCGTACGACCGATCACCGTTCCACCGAAAGGACATGTTGTGAGCACGATCACCGCCCCCCACCATCGGGCCGGACCACGCGAGTGGCTCGGTCTGGCCGTGTTGGCCCTGCCGACACTGCTGCTGTCCATCGATGTGAGCGTGCTGCACCTCGCGGTACCCCATGTCAGCGCGAGCCTGGACCCCAGCTCCTCGCAGATGCTGTGGATCATCGACATCTACGGCTTCACCATCGCCGGGTTCCTCGTCACCATGGGCACCCTCGGCGACCGCATCGGCCGCCGCAAGCTGCTCGTCATCGGCGCGGCCGTCTTCGGACTCGCCTCGGTGGCCGCCGCCTACGCCACGAGCCCGGCGACGCTCATCGCGGCACGCGCCGCCCTCGGGGTCGCCGGCGCCACGCTCATGCCGTCGACCCTCGCCCTGATCAGCAACATGTTCCGCGACGCGAAGCAGCGCGGCGTGGCGATCGCGGTCTGGGTGACGATGTTCTCCCTCGGGATCGCGATCGGCCCGGTCGTCGGCGGCGCCCTGCTCGAATACTTCTGGTGGGGCTCGGTCTTCCTCCTCGGCGTGCCGGTCATGCTGGTCCTGCTGGTGGCCGCGCCGCTGCTGCTGCCCGAGTACCGCGACCCGGAGGCCGGCCGTGTCGACCTGACCAGCGTGGCGCTGTCCCTGGCCGCGATCCTTCCGGTGGTCTACGGGATCAAGGAGCTGGCGGCCGGCAACGGCGTCCCGGTGCCCGTCGCCGCGATCGTCGTGGGGGCGGCGCTCGGCTGGGTGTTCGTCCGCAGGCAGCGCACCCTGGAGAGCCCGCTGCTCGACCTGCGGCTGTTCCGGAACCGCACGTTCGCCACCTCGCTCGTGGCGCTGTTCCTCAGCATGTTCGTGGCGGGCGGCACGTACCTGTTCGTCACGCAGTACCTCCAGCTCGTCGCGGGCCGCTCCCCGATGTCGGCCGGACTGTGGCTGCTCCCCGCGGCCTTCGCGCTCATCGTGACCTCGATGCTCGCCCCGGTCGCCACCACCTGGCTGCGCCCCTCGTACGTCGTGGGTGTCGGACTGCTCGTCTCGGCGGCCGGCCACCTCACGCTGAGCCTCGCCGACAGCACGTCGGGCGTGACCCAGGTCGTGACGGGCTTCCTCCTGGTGTACGCGGGCGGAGGCCCCCTGATCGCCCTCGGCACCGACCTCGTGGTCGGGTCCGCGCCGCCCGAGCAGGCGGGCTCGGCCTCCTCGCTGTCCGAGACGAGTACGGAGCTGGGCATGGCGCTCGGCGTCGCCGTCCTCGGCAGCCTCGGCACGGCCGTCTACCGCGCCGAGCTGACCGTGCCGGGCGGCGTCCCCGCCCGGGCGGCCGACGCCTCCGAGGACACCCTCGCCGGGGCGGTCGAGCACGCGCGGGGCCTGTCCGGCGACCTCGGCCCGGCGCTGCTCGCCGAGGCGCGTGACGCGTTCACGAGCGGGCTGAACGCCATCGCGATCGTGGGGGCCGTGCTGGCCCTCGGCACGGCCGTGCTGGTGGCGGCGGTCATCAGGACGCCCGCCTCGGGCGGCGGCGAGGCCCCGGAGCCGGGCGGGGACGCGCCGTCCGGCGTGCCGGCGCAGGCCAAGGCGCAGGACGGCAGCCTCACTTCCTGACCGCGCCGGACCGTGTCGTACGTCCGGGCCGGCACCCCCCGCGGGGGGTGCCGGCCCGGACGTACGCTCCCGCCCCTTTACGTACGGTCGGCGGCGCCGTCGTCCGGCGCGTCGGCTCCCTCGGCGGCGGCGAAGGCCGCGGCGAACTCGGGCGCCGGCTCGATGGGCGTGATGATGTCGACGAGGACGCCGTCCGGGTCGGCCACGATGAAGTGCCGCTGCCCGAAGTCCTCGCTGCGCAGCGGGAGGACCGGCGTCAGGCCGGCCCGGTCGACCAGGCGGGCGTGCTCGGCGTCCACGTCGTCCACCTCCAGGTTGAGCAACAGGCCCTGCGCGGGCCTGCGGTAGGCGGCCGGCATGGTCGGATGGCTCGCGTCGAGCAGCGCCAGCTCGTAGAACGGCGGCTCGGGGCGGCGCAGGCTCACGTACCAGTCCGAGGCGAACGTCTTCTCGAAGCCGAACAGGGTCGTGTAGAACTCCAGGGACTCCGGCAGGTGTTCGCTACAGATCACCGGATAGAAGCTGGTCACGCTGGGGGCGCTCATCGGATTCACCGTTCCTGGTGGGTCAGTGGGGCCGCGGCGGGAGGCCCGGAGCCGGCCGCCGCTGAACCCCACCAGTATGGAACTCTTTGCCAAGATTTTATGACCAACAGGGTTCTCCCGGCGCGTTATCGCCCGTTCGGGTGAGCGGGCCCGCCGGAGGACACCCTCAGCCGATCCACCGGTAACGCCGCTCCGGACGCCCCGTCCCGCCGTACTTGAGCGTCACCCGCGCCCGCCCCGTGTCCGCGAAGTACTCCAGGTAGCGCCGGGCGCTCACCCGGGACAGCGCGCCCGCGTCCGCGCACTCCGTCGCCGACAGGCCCTCCGGGTACGCCCGCAACGTACGCTCCACCAGGTCCGCCGTATGGGCGGCCAGCCCCTTCGGCAGCTCCCTGCTCCCCGGCGGCCGGGTACCGAAGAGCTGGTCCACGTCCTCCTGGCGCGCCTCGCCCAGCCCCGCCAGCCGCGTCCGCAGCGCCGCGACGTGCCGCAACTGCTCCTGGAGCGCGGTCTGGTTGAACGGCTTGATCAGATAGTGCAGCGCACCCGTCCGCAGCGCCGCCCTGATCACCCCCGCGTCCCTGGCCGCCGTGATGAACAGCGCGTCCGCCACGGCCCGCCCCGCGTCCCGCTCCTCCGCCGCCCGCAGCTCGCGCAGCACGCCGATCCCGTCCATGTCCGGCAGGTAGATGTCGAGCAGGACCACGTCGGGGCGCAGCGCGTCGGCGGCGCGCAGCGCGTCGGCGCCGTTGTGCGCCACCCCGACGACCGTGAAGCCGTCCATCGCCGACACAAAACGGCTGTGCAGCTTCGCGACCATGAAGTCGTCGTCCACCACCAGCACTTTCATCACGCCGACACGGTAGGGCGCGACCACAACGACCACAACGTCCGTTGGTTCCGGAAGAGAGACAGCTTGTTAACACGCGGGCAACATGTGGGCCACTTCACAGTTTTCCGAAGGGAAATCCGAAAGGCGGCACACGTGCGACTCCGCACTCCCCTCGCCCTGCTCGGGTCGGCGCTGCTGGTCCTGGTGGGCCCGCCCCTGCTCTCGGCGGGCAGCGGCGACGACACCGGCACGCAGATACCCGGCCTGCGGTTCATGGTCCCCAACACCCCCGGCGGCGGGTACGACATCACGGCGCGCACCCTCGCGAAGAACGCCGAGGACGCCGGGCTCACCCACAACATCGAGGTGTTCAACCTGCCGGGCGCCGGCGGGACCGTGGGCCTCGCCCGGCTCGTCGGGGAGCACGGCAACGGCAAGCTCGCCATGTCCATGGGACTCGGCGTCGTCGGCGCCGTCCACACCAACAAGTCGCCCAAGACGCTCGCCGACACCACCCCGGTCGCCCGGATCACGGAGGAGTCGGACATCGTCGTGGTCGGCAAGAACTCCCCGTACCGCACCATCGCCGACCTGCTCACCGCCTGGAAGAAGGACCCGGCGAAGGTACCGGTCGGCGGCGGGTCCTCGCCCGGCGGGCCCGACCACCTCGCCCCCATGCTGATGGCGAAGGCCGCCGGCATCGCCCCGAAGGCCGTCAACTACGTGCCCTTCGACGGCGGCGGGGAACTGCTCGCCTCCATCCTCGGCGACAAGGTCTCCTTCGGCGTCTCCGGACTCGGCGAGTACCTCGACCAGATCAAGGCCGGGGAGCTGCGGCTCCTCGCCGTCACCGGACCCGAGCGCATCCCCGGCCTGGACGCCCCCACCCTGCGGGAGGCGGGCCTCGACACCGACTTCACCAACTGGCGCGGCATCGTCGCCCCGCCCGGCCTCTCCGACGCGGAGAACGCCAAACTCGTCGGCTTCGTCAAGAAGCTGCACGACTCGCCCGAATGGCGCGAGTCCCTCAAGAAGAACGGCTGGGACGACGCCTTCCTCACCGGCGACGCGTTCGGCGACTTCCTCGCCGCCGAGGACCGCCGCGTGGACTCCGTCCTCAAGGAGCTGGGACTGTGACCCCACCGAACGGATCCACCGCGACACCCCCCACCGCGACACCACCCCCGGCCACACCACCCCCCACGCCCGCGCCCGGCGCGCGCTCCTGGCTGCGCGAACACTCCGAGATCGGCGTCGGCGCCCTGCTGCTCGCCCTCGGGATCCTCGTCCTCACCGACGCCCTCACCATGGACGTCGAGATCACCCAGCGCGGCCCCGTCGGCCCCAAGACCGTCCCGATCGTGGTCGGCATCGGCCTGGTCGTCGTCGCGGTCCTCCTCACCCTCGACGTCCTGCGCGGCGGCCGGGGCGAGGCCGAGGGCGGCGAGGACATCGACCTGAGCGAACCGGCCGACTGGCGCACGGTCCTGCTCCTCGCCGGGGTCTTCCTCGGCAACGCCGTCCTCATCGGCCCCCTCGGCTTCCCGATCTCCGGCGCCCTGCTCTTCTGGGGCTCCGCGTACGCGCTCGGCAGCCGTCACCCCGACCGCGACCCGCTGATCGCCGCGGGCCTCTCCCTCGTCACCTACTTCGTCTTCGACAACCTGCTCGGTGTCCCCCTCCCCGGTGGCCCGCTGATGGGGGTGCTGTAAGAAATGGACTCCCTCAACTCCCTGATGGACGGGTTCGGTACGGCTCTCACGCCGATGAACCTGCTCTGGGCCGCGATCGGCGTGCTCCTCGGCACGGCCATCGGCGTCCTGCCCGGCATCGGCCCGGCCATGGCCGTCGCCCTGCTGCTCCCCGTCACCTACGGCCTCGAACCCACCGGCGCCTTCATCATGTTCGCCGGGATCTACTACGGCGCGATGTTCGGCGGCTCCACCACCTCGATCCTCCTCAACACCCCCGGGGAGAGCGCGGCGGTCGTCGCCGCGATCGAGGGCAACCCGATGGCCAAGGCCGGACGCGGCGCGCAGGCGCTCGCCGCCGCCGCGGGCGGGCACTTCGCCGGCGGCATGATCGGCACGATCCTGCTCGTCGTCCTCGCCCCGACCGTCGCCTCCCTCGCGGTGGACATCGGCGCCCCCGACTACTTCGCGATCATGGTGCTGGCGTTCATCGCCGTCACGTCCGTCCTCGGCTCGTCCCGCATCCGCGGCCTCGCCTCGCTGCTCATCGGCCTCACCCTCGGCCTGGTCGGCCTGGACCAGATGACCGGACAGCAGCGCCTCACCTTCGGCTCGCTCCAACTCGCCGACGGCATCGACGTGGTGATCGTCGCGGTCGGCCTCTTCGCGATCGGCGAGGCCCTGTGGGTCGCCGCCCACCTGCGCCGCTCCTCGGGCGAGGCGATCCCGGTCGGCCGCCCCTGGCTCGGCAAGGAGGACGTGCGGCGCACCTGGAAGCCCTGGCTGCGCGGGCCGCTCATCGGCTTCCCGTTCGGCGCGATCCCGGCCGGCGGCGCCGAGATCCCGACCTTCCTCTCGTACGTCACCGAGAAGCGGCTCTCGAAGCACAAGGACCAGTTCGGCAAGGGCGCCATCGAGGGAGTCGCGGGCCCCGAGTCGGCCGCCTCGGCCTCCGCCGCCGGGACGCTCGTCTCCATGCTCACCCTCGGCCTGCCCACCACGGCCGTCGCCGCCGTGATGCTCGCCGCCTTCCAGCAGTACGGCATCCAGCCCGGCCCGCTCCTCTTCGAACGCGAACCCGACCTGGTCTGGGGCCTGATCGCCTCCCTCTTCGTCGGCATGGTGCTGCTGCTCGCGCTCAACCTGCCGCTCGCGCCGGTCTGGGCGAAGCTGCTGCGCATCCCGCGGCCCTACCTCTACGCGGGGATCCTCTTCTTCGCGGCCGTCGGCGCCTACGCGGTCGGCGGGGAGGCCCTGGACCTGGTGATCCTGCTGATCATCGGTCTGATCGGGTTCGGGATGCGGCGGTACGGGCTGCCCGTGTTGCCGGCCGTCATCGGGGTGATCCTCGGCCCGGCGGCGGAACAACAGCTGCGGCGCGCCCTCCAGATCAGCGACGGGAGTGTGAGCGGCCTCGTCAACACCCCCTTCTCGGTCACCGTGTACGCGGTGGTGGCCCTGTTGCTGGTGTGGCCCGCGGTGAGCAAGCTCATCGCCCGCGGGCGAGGCCGTGGCGAGTCCACGCCATAGGGCTCCGTGTACGACGCGAATCAGCCGCTGCCCGGACGCCCCGGAGGACTCTCCGGGGCGTCCGGGGACACACAGCGTGGCCGAAAACCGCTCAACTCGGACACGGGCAGCGGAAAAGGTGACCGCGGGTGACGGTGAATGGGCTCCCGCTGTCAGTGGTGGCTGGCACCATCGGAACATGACCTCGATCGACTGGGACGCTCTCGCAGACTCCTTCGACCAGGAGCCGGACCACGGGCTGCTGGACTCCGCCGTCCGGATGGCCTGGGCCGACCGCATGCGGGACTGGCTGCCCCGGGAGCCCTCCCAGGTGCTCGACCTCGGCTGCGGTACGGGCACGCTCGCCCTGCTCGCCGCCGAGCAGGGCCACCGCGTCACCGGCGTCGACCTCTCGCCCGCGATGGCCGGGCAGGCGCGGGCCAAGCTCGCGGGCCGGGAGGCCGAGATCCTGGTCGGGGACGCCGCGCGGCCGCCGGTGGGGGAGCGGACCTTCGACGTGATCCTCGCCCGGCACGTGCTGTGGCTCCTGCCCGACCCCGGCGCGGTGCTGCGCCACTGGGCGACGCTGCTCAGGCCGGGCGGCCGGTTCGTGCTGATCGAGGGGGTCTGGTCCGGTACGGGACTGGCCCCGGCCCGGCTCATGGAGGCGCTGGCCCCGCTCACCGAGCGCGTCCACTACGAACGCCTGTCCGCCGACCACGAGTTGTGGGGCCGGCCGGTCGACGACGAGCGGTATGTCGTGGTGGCGCAGGCCGCCCGCCCCGGCCGCCACACCGAGGTGGTCGACGTCCACCTCATCCTGCGCAGGGGCGACGACGTGCTGCTGGCCCGCCGCGCCGGCACGGGATACGGGGACGGCCTGCTCAACGGCCCCTCCGGGCACGTCGAGGCGGGCGAGGACGTCAGGGCCGCCATGATCCGCGAGGCGGACGAGGAGATCGGCGTCGAGCTGGCGCCCGAGGACCTGAA includes these proteins:
- a CDS encoding tripartite tricarboxylate transporter TctB family protein codes for the protein MREHSEIGVGALLLALGILVLTDALTMDVEITQRGPVGPKTVPIVVGIGLVVVAVLLTLDVLRGGRGEAEGGEDIDLSEPADWRTVLLLAGVFLGNAVLIGPLGFPISGALLFWGSAYALGSRHPDRDPLIAAGLSLVTYFVFDNLLGVPLPGGPLMGVL
- a CDS encoding VOC family protein, with the protein product MSAPSVTSFYPVICSEHLPESLEFYTTLFGFEKTFASDWYVSLRRPEPPFYELALLDASHPTMPAAYRRPAQGLLLNLEVDDVDAEHARLVDRAGLTPVLPLRSEDFGQRHFIVADPDGVLVDIITPIEPAPEFAAAFAAAEGADAPDDGAADRT
- a CDS encoding Bug family tripartite tricarboxylate transporter substrate binding protein, whose product is MRLRTPLALLGSALLVLVGPPLLSAGSGDDTGTQIPGLRFMVPNTPGGGYDITARTLAKNAEDAGLTHNIEVFNLPGAGGTVGLARLVGEHGNGKLAMSMGLGVVGAVHTNKSPKTLADTTPVARITEESDIVVVGKNSPYRTIADLLTAWKKDPAKVPVGGGSSPGGPDHLAPMLMAKAAGIAPKAVNYVPFDGGGELLASILGDKVSFGVSGLGEYLDQIKAGELRLLAVTGPERIPGLDAPTLREAGLDTDFTNWRGIVAPPGLSDAENAKLVGFVKKLHDSPEWRESLKKNGWDDAFLTGDAFGDFLAAEDRRVDSVLKELGL
- a CDS encoding response regulator, whose amino-acid sequence is MKVLVVDDDFMVAKLHSRFVSAMDGFTVVGVAHNGADALRAADALRPDVVLLDIYLPDMDGIGVLRELRAAEERDAGRAVADALFITAARDAGVIRAALRTGALHYLIKPFNQTALQEQLRHVAALRTRLAGLGEARQEDVDQLFGTRPPGSRELPKGLAAHTADLVERTLRAYPEGLSATECADAGALSRVSARRYLEYFADTGRARVTLKYGGTGRPERRYRWIG
- a CDS encoding tripartite tricarboxylate transporter permease, which produces MDSLNSLMDGFGTALTPMNLLWAAIGVLLGTAIGVLPGIGPAMAVALLLPVTYGLEPTGAFIMFAGIYYGAMFGGSTTSILLNTPGESAAVVAAIEGNPMAKAGRGAQALAAAAGGHFAGGMIGTILLVVLAPTVASLAVDIGAPDYFAIMVLAFIAVTSVLGSSRIRGLASLLIGLTLGLVGLDQMTGQQRLTFGSLQLADGIDVVIVAVGLFAIGEALWVAAHLRRSSGEAIPVGRPWLGKEDVRRTWKPWLRGPLIGFPFGAIPAGGAEIPTFLSYVTEKRLSKHKDQFGKGAIEGVAGPESAASASAAGTLVSMLTLGLPTTAVAAVMLAAFQQYGIQPGPLLFEREPDLVWGLIASLFVGMVLLLALNLPLAPVWAKLLRIPRPYLYAGILFFAAVGAYAVGGEALDLVILLIIGLIGFGMRRYGLPVLPAVIGVILGPAAEQQLRRALQISDGSVSGLVNTPFSVTVYAVVALLLVWPAVSKLIARGRGRGESTP
- a CDS encoding MFS transporter encodes the protein MSTITAPHHRAGPREWLGLAVLALPTLLLSIDVSVLHLAVPHVSASLDPSSSQMLWIIDIYGFTIAGFLVTMGTLGDRIGRRKLLVIGAAVFGLASVAAAYATSPATLIAARAALGVAGATLMPSTLALISNMFRDAKQRGVAIAVWVTMFSLGIAIGPVVGGALLEYFWWGSVFLLGVPVMLVLLVAAPLLLPEYRDPEAGRVDLTSVALSLAAILPVVYGIKELAAGNGVPVPVAAIVVGAALGWVFVRRQRTLESPLLDLRLFRNRTFATSLVALFLSMFVAGGTYLFVTQYLQLVAGRSPMSAGLWLLPAAFALIVTSMLAPVATTWLRPSYVVGVGLLVSAAGHLTLSLADSTSGVTQVVTGFLLVYAGGGPLIALGTDLVVGSAPPEQAGSASSLSETSTELGMALGVAVLGSLGTAVYRAELTVPGGVPARAADASEDTLAGAVEHARGLSGDLGPALLAEARDAFTSGLNAIAIVGAVLALGTAVLVAAVIRTPASGGGEAPEPGGDAPSGVPAQAKAQDGSLTS
- a CDS encoding trifunctional class I SAM-dependent methyltransferase/NUDIX hydrolase/VOC family protein; its protein translation is MTSIDWDALADSFDQEPDHGLLDSAVRMAWADRMRDWLPREPSQVLDLGCGTGTLALLAAEQGHRVTGVDLSPAMAGQARAKLAGREAEILVGDAARPPVGERTFDVILARHVLWLLPDPGAVLRHWATLLRPGGRFVLIEGVWSGTGLAPARLMEALAPLTERVHYERLSADHELWGRPVDDERYVVVAQAARPGRHTEVVDVHLILRRGDDVLLARRAGTGYGDGLLNGPSGHVEAGEDVRAAMIREADEEIGVELAPEDLKVALVMQHRGPGGGARIGWFFEAEYGRGGEPYNREPQKCSGLSWHPLADLPADMVAYCRAGLEAYRAGERFLIHRHEDHDPIAYAPDRPTRAVPLPATTGGALHHIELWVPDLPSAEARWGWLLGELGYAPYRRWDHGRSFRRADTYVVIEQSPGMRPGAHDRRAPGLNHLAFHAADRTALDALVARAPDHGWTLLYGDRHPFAGGEDHYAAYLEDPAGYEVELVAPATPVRL